GGTTTGGTCGCGCCTGATCGCTGCGTCATGTCAGCCGCCAAGGAGTACGTCATGGGCGGGTCAACTGGCAGCGGTGGGGTCCGGAGAGAGGCCGTCCGGCTGCCAGATCAAGCCATCACGTTGAAATTCTTGCGGACTCTCTGCGGACTGGGAGGGCCTGTACCCCCTCTCACCTGCACAAACGCGCTGATTCACACGTTGAAGCGGAACTCCACCACGTCGCCGTCGGCCATCACGTAGTCCTTGCCCTCCATGCGCACCTTGCCGGCCTCGCGGGCCTTGAGCATGGAGCCGGCGGCCATCAGGTCGTCGAAGGAGACGACCTCGGCCTTGATGAAGCCCTTCTGGAAGTCGGTGTGGATGACACCGGCGGCCTCGGGGGCGGTGGCGCCCTTGGGGATGGTCCAGGCCCTGGTCTCCTTGGGGCCGGCCGTCAGGTAGGTCTGCAGGCCCAGGGTGTCGAAGCCGACGCGGGCGAGCTGGTCGAGGCCCGACTCGGTGATGCCCATCTCGGCGAGCATCTCGTGCGCCATCTCGTCGTCGTCCATCTCGGCCAGGTCGGCCTCGAACTTGGCGTCGAGGAAGATCGCCTCGGCAGGCGCGACGATCTCGCGCATCCGGTCCTTGAGCTCCTCGTCGGCGAGCTCGTCGGCGTCGCAGTTGAAGACGTAGATGAACGGCTTGGCGGTCAGCAGCGAAAGCTCGCGCAGCAGCGACCGGTCGATGTCGGTGGCGATGATCGGGGTGCCGGCCTCGAGCGCCTCCTTGGCGGCCCTGGCCGCCTCCAGGTTGGCGACGAGCTCCTTGACCTTGCGCGACTCCTTCTCCAGCCGGGCGATCGCCCGCTCGACGGTCTCGAGGTCGGCGAGGATCAGCTCGGTCTGGATGGTGGAGATGTCGTTGGCGGGGTTGACCTCGCCGTCGACGTGCGTCACGTCCTCGTCGCGGAAGACGCGGGTGACCTGGCAGATCGCGGCCGACTCGCGGATGTGGGCGAGGAACTTGTTGCCCAGGCCCTCCCCCTGCGAGGCGCCGCGCACGATGCCGGCGATGTCGACGAACTCGACCGTGGCCGGCAGGATCCGGGCCGACCCGAAGACCTCCGCCAGGCGGGGCAGCCGCTCGTCCGGCACCCCGACGACGCCGACGTTGGGCTCGATCGTGGCGAACGGGTAGTTGGCCGCGAGCACGTCGTTCTTGGTCAGAGCGTTGAAGAGGGTCGACTTGCCCGCGTTGGGGAGACCGACGATGCCGATGGTGAGAGCCACGGGCGGGAAGTCTACGGGCGCGCGGCGCGCCGGGGCGAAACGAGGCGGGGCGACGAGAGAGGGCCCGGCCGCTCGGCCGGGCCCTCCTCGGTGCGGTGCTCAGCGCAGGTCAGGACCCGTAGACGGCGCGGACGCCGGTGCGGTCGGTGTTGGTCATCGACAGGTTGCTCGAGGACCCGTTGCACTGCGGGTAGTGCATGATCGACGCCGAGTCGTACGGGGTCAGCGGGCGCCAGTTGTTGTCCTCGAAGCAGGTGCGGGCCTCGGGCCGCGTGTGCTCGTGGCGGAAGCCGAGGGTGTGCCCGAGCTCGTGGGCCATGATGTTGGCCGGCGTCCAGGAGCCGCTGCTCACCAGCGACCTGGCGTTGACCAGCACGTTGCGCTGGCTGTCGGGGCTGCTGGGGAAGAACGCGCGGGCGATGTACTGGGTGGTGGTGGTCGGCTCCACGGAGAACAGCACCGCGTTGTTGGAGGTGCGGCAGTTGCTGTCGGCCGAGGAGACGTAGGTGAAGTTGACCCCCGACGAGGCGGCCTCCCACTGGGCGGCACCACTGGCCATCGCGTTGACGATGGTGGACTTCTGCGTGCCGAAGGAGTTCGACACGCAGTAGGTGAGGTTGCGTGCCTGGGTCGCCGACCACCGGTCGTCGCGACCGTAGACCCGGTTGATGATCAGCTCGCTCGACGGGCCGCCCTCGACCTCGTGCTCGTAGGCGGCGACCATCTCGTCGTAGTAGGCGACGAGCTCCTTGGTGTTGACGATCGTCTCGTCACCGTTGACGACGTACTGGCCGCCGGCGTCGACGTAGGTGGCGGCCTGGAACTCCTCGAAGGAGGGGACCTGGTCCCGGGCCGGGGCTGCGGTGGCGGGCGAGCCGAGGGTGACGGCGACCGCTGCGGCGGCGAGGACCGCGGTGGCGGTCCTGGTGATCCTGCTGTTCGACATGGGTGCGTCCTCTGGGGCAGGGAGTGGATGGAGTCCCTCCAGACCACACCCGGCGCACGTCGCCCGGGAAGCACACCCGGGCCGCAGGTGTGTGCACTGCAGGAACTTGCAATACCACGCCCGCGGCCCGTGCCGCCCCCGCTTGCACAAGTTCGCCGGGCCAGGTGGACCTGCAACACTCAGCGCATGACTGACGTGGGGGCTACACCGGTGCTGCGCGCGCCGGCCAACCGGGTCTCGCCGCGAGCGATCCCGTTCTGGACCGTGGGCGCACTGATGGGCGACACCGTGGTCGTCGTGGGCGCCGCGCTCGTGTGGCTGCTCGTCCCGGGCGTGCCGGGCTGGGCGGGCCTCGTCGTGCTCCTGCTCGCGGTCGCAGCGGTGCTCCACGTCGCGCTCATGCCGCGCATCCGCTACCGCGTGCACCGCTGGGAGGTCACCGACACCGCGGTGCACACCCGCTCGGGGTGGATCGGTCGCGAGACGCGCATCGCGCCCATCAGCCGGGTGCAGACCGTGGACTCGCGGCAGGGTGCGCTCATGCGGCTGTTCGGCCTCGCTTCGCTCACCGTCACCACCGCGTCCGCGGCCGGACCGATCACCGTCGACTGCCTCGACGCCGAGACCGCCCGCGAGGTGGTCGCCCGGCTGACCGAGATCACCGCCGCGACGGAGGGCGACGCGACGTGATCCCCGCCCCCGGCGAGGGCTGGGTCCGGCTCAGCCCGCGCAAGCTGCTGCTCGACCCCGTCAAGGCCGTCGGCCAGGCGATCGTGCCCGTCGCCGTCGCGCTGGTGGGCATCAGCCGCAGCGACACGAGGTTCTGGCCGATCATCATCCCCCTCGCGGTGCTCGGGCCGCTGGTCCTCGGCGCGCTGCCCTGGCTCACCACCTACTACCGCCTCACCGACACCCAGCTGCAGGTGCGCCGGGGCATCCTCAACAAGACCACCTCGACCGCGCCCCTCGACCGGGTGCGCAGCGTCGACCTCGAGGCCTCGCTGCTCCACCGCATCCTCGGGCTGCAGAAGGTCCAGATCGGCACGGGCGTCGACGACGACCGCATGACCCTCGACGCCCTGGCCGCCGCCGACGCCCACGCTCTGCGTACGACGCTGCTGAGGCGCCGCGCCGCGGACGGGTCGGCCCAACCGCCCCACGCCCCCGTCGCCACCCCCGTCGCCACCCCCGCCGCTGGCCCCGCTCCCGACGGAGCGCCGGTCGACCAGGCCGGCGCCCCGACGGCCGCGCCTCCCGCCACGCCTCCCGCCGCGCTGTCGTTCACGCCCCTGGCACCACCTGTCGCGCTCGCCGCGATCGACTGGTCCTGGCTGCGCTTCGCCCCCTTCAGCCTCGGGCGGCTGGTGCTGCTGCTCGGCGGCCTGGGCGTGCTGTCCCAGTTCGCCGACGACCTGCCCATCTGGAACGAGGACACGGCCACGTCGGTGTGGCAGTGGCTCACCCAGTTCGCGGTGCTCGCCATCGTGCTGGCGGTCGCGGTGGGCGGCACCGTGCTGTGGCTGGTCGTCTCGGTCGCCGGCTACGTCCTGCAGTGGTGGGGCTTCCGCCTGGTCCGCGAGCAGGGCTCGCTCCACCTCACGTCCGGGCTCGTCACCACCCGCTCGATCACGGTCGAGGAGGCGAAGGTCCGCGGGGTCGAGATGACCGAGCCGGCGCTGATGCGCCTGGTCGGTGGCGCCGAGCTCGCCACCCTGGCGACCGGCGTCGAGAACGGGGTCACCCAGGTCCTGCCGCCGTGCCCCCGCGACGTCGCCGTCGCGGTGGGCGAGGCCGTGCTCGACCGTCCCGGCCCCCTCACCGGCCCGCTCGTGGACCACGGGCCCGCGGCCCACCGCCGCGCCTGGTTCCGTCAGCTCCGCCACGCTCTGGAGGTCATCGCGCTGCTGGCCGTCGGCTGGTGGTGGTTCGACCTCGGCTGGTCGTGGCTGGCGGGCATCGCCGTCGTCCTGCTGGCGATCGCCGCGGCGGCCGGCGAGTCGTCGTACCGTCACCTCGGGCACGCCCTCACCACCGACCACCTGGTCGCCGGCAGCGGCACCCTCGCCCGCGTCCGCACCGTCCTCGAGACCGACGGCATCATCGGCTGGGTGGTCTCGCAGTCGTGGTGGCAGCGTCGCATCGGCCTCGCCGACCTGACCGCCACCACGGCGGCCGGCACCGAGCGGGTGGTCGTGCGCGACGTACGCCTCGACGTCGCCGTGGCACTGGCCGACCGGGCCACTCCCGGGCTGCTGACCCCGTTCGTGGAGCCGGCTCCGGCCTAGAACCAGTCGCCGCGCATGTCCAGCGTGGTCGTGTCGCCGCTCGCGAGGAGATCGAGCATCGGGCCCACCTTCGGCAGCTCCCAGCGGTGGAAGAACCGGGCCGCGGCCCGCTTGCCGTCGTAGAAGTCGCCCTGCCGGTCGCCGACCGCGACGAGCTGGTCGAGCCACATCCACGCGACCACGACGTGCCCGGCGGCCTCGAGGTAGACCGTGGCGTTGGCCATCGTCCGCTCCGCGTCGCCGAGCCCGGCGAGGGCCGCGGTGACCGCGCCCAGCCGGTCGAGCGCCGCCGCGAGGGCGTCGGCGTGGGCCGCCGGCTCGCCGCCGAGGTCGCGCGCGCGGGCGACGGTGTCGCCGACCCGGGCCGCGAGGGTCGCCAGCGACGCGCCCCCGCCGCCGAGCACCTTGCGCCCGAGCAGGTCGAGGGCCTGGATGCCGTGCGTGCCCTCGTGGATCGGGTTGAGCCGCTGGTCGCGCCAGTGCGCCTCGACGTCGTGGTCGCGGGTGTAGCCCGCTCCGCCGAGCACCTGGATCGCGAGGCTGCAGCCCTCCTGGCCCCACTGCGCCGGCCACGACTTCGCGATCGGGGTGAGCAGGTCGAGCAGGTGTGCCGTCTCGGTGCGCTCGCGCTCGTCGCGCGCGGTGGCCTGCAGGTCGAGCAGCCGCGAGCAGTAGAGGTTGAGCGCCAGCGCGCCCTCGGCGTACGCCTTCTGGGCGAGCAGCATCCGGCGCACGTCGGCGTGCTCGATGATCGGCACCTGGGGCGACGCCGGGTCGGCCGCCGTCAGCCGGCGGCCCTGCGGGCGGGAGCGGGCGTAGTCGAGCGACTTGAGGTAGGCGGTGTAGGCGGTGGTCGCCGCGGACATCCCGACCCCGAGGCGGGCGGCGTTCATCATGTGGAACATCGCGGACAGTCCCCTGCCGGGCTCCCCGACGAGGTGGCCGACGGCTCCCGGCGCCCCGCCGGGTGTGAAGGCGCCGCCGCCGAAGACGGGCGCGGTGTTGACCGTGCCGCGGTTGCCGAGCTTGTGGTTGATGCCGGCGAGCGCCACGTCGTTGCGCTCGCCGATCGAGCCGTCCTCGCCGACGAGGTGCTTGGGGACGATGAACAGCGAGATCCCGCGCGAGCCGGGCGGGGCGTCCGGCAGCCTGGCCAGGACGAGGTGGACGATCGTGTCGCCCATCTCGTGGTCGCCGCCGGAGATCCACATCTTGGTGCCGAAGATCCGGTAGGTGCCGTCGTCGGCGGGCACCGCGCGGGTGACCACGTCGCCGAGGCTGGAGCCGGCCTGCGGCTCCGAGAGCGTCATCGTGCCGAAGAAGCGCCCCTCGAGCATCGGCCGGACGAAGCGGTCGACCTGCGCGGGCGAGCCGTGGGCCAGCAGCAGTCCGGCGTTGGCGACGGTGAGGAAGGCGTAGGCCGCGGTGCCGATGTTGGCCGCGGTGAACCACGCCATGCACGCCGCGTTCACCACCTGCGGGACCTGCTGGCCGCCGACCTCCTCGTCCAGGCTCAGGGTGAGCAGGTCGGCGCGGGCGAACGCGTCGAGGGCCGCGCCGATCTCGGGGATCAGCCGCACGCGCTCACCGTCGAAGGCCGGCTCCTCGGTGTCGCTCCTGCGGTAGTGCGGGGCGAAGTGGTCGGTGGCGAGCTGCTCGCACAGCGCGAGCAGGGCGTCGTAGGTCTCGCGGTCGTGCTCGGCGAACCGGGGCCGCTCGCCCAGCCGCTCCACGTCGAGCCACTCGTACAGCATGAACTCGAGGTCGCGCGCGGAGAGGATCGTGGACGTCGACGGGGGCACGCGCCGACGCTACCCCGCAGGGCCCCGCGCAGAGGTCGTCCGGACAGGACGAACGCCCCCTCCGCTCGGGACAGAAGGGGCGTTCGCCGCCTGGTCCTCAGACGAGGCGTCCGGGGCGGGTCAGGAGCCGGTCACGGCCGCTGGCGGTCCGTCGCCGTCGTGCTGAGGTGGCTCGA
The sequence above is drawn from the Nocardioides sp. zg-1228 genome and encodes:
- a CDS encoding PH domain-containing protein yields the protein MTDVGATPVLRAPANRVSPRAIPFWTVGALMGDTVVVVGAALVWLLVPGVPGWAGLVVLLLAVAAVLHVALMPRIRYRVHRWEVTDTAVHTRSGWIGRETRIAPISRVQTVDSRQGALMRLFGLASLTVTTASAAGPITVDCLDAETAREVVARLTEITAATEGDAT
- the ychF gene encoding redox-regulated ATPase YchF produces the protein MALTIGIVGLPNAGKSTLFNALTKNDVLAANYPFATIEPNVGVVGVPDERLPRLAEVFGSARILPATVEFVDIAGIVRGASQGEGLGNKFLAHIRESAAICQVTRVFRDEDVTHVDGEVNPANDISTIQTELILADLETVERAIARLEKESRKVKELVANLEAARAAKEALEAGTPIIATDIDRSLLRELSLLTAKPFIYVFNCDADELADEELKDRMREIVAPAEAIFLDAKFEADLAEMDDDEMAHEMLAEMGITESGLDQLARVGFDTLGLQTYLTAGPKETRAWTIPKGATAPEAAGVIHTDFQKGFIKAEVVSFDDLMAAGSMLKAREAGKVRMEGKDYVMADGDVVEFRFNV
- a CDS encoding M57 family metalloprotease, yielding MSNSRITRTATAVLAAAAVAVTLGSPATAAPARDQVPSFEEFQAATYVDAGGQYVVNGDETIVNTKELVAYYDEMVAAYEHEVEGGPSSELIINRVYGRDDRWSATQARNLTYCVSNSFGTQKSTIVNAMASGAAQWEAASSGVNFTYVSSADSNCRTSNNAVLFSVEPTTTTQYIARAFFPSSPDSQRNVLVNARSLVSSGSWTPANIMAHELGHTLGFRHEHTRPEARTCFEDNNWRPLTPYDSASIMHYPQCNGSSSNLSMTNTDRTGVRAVYGS
- a CDS encoding PH domain-containing protein; the protein is MIPAPGEGWVRLSPRKLLLDPVKAVGQAIVPVAVALVGISRSDTRFWPIIIPLAVLGPLVLGALPWLTTYYRLTDTQLQVRRGILNKTTSTAPLDRVRSVDLEASLLHRILGLQKVQIGTGVDDDRMTLDALAAADAHALRTTLLRRRAADGSAQPPHAPVATPVATPAAGPAPDGAPVDQAGAPTAAPPATPPAALSFTPLAPPVALAAIDWSWLRFAPFSLGRLVLLLGGLGVLSQFADDLPIWNEDTATSVWQWLTQFAVLAIVLAVAVGGTVLWLVVSVAGYVLQWWGFRLVREQGSLHLTSGLVTTRSITVEEAKVRGVEMTEPALMRLVGGAELATLATGVENGVTQVLPPCPRDVAVAVGEAVLDRPGPLTGPLVDHGPAAHRRAWFRQLRHALEVIALLAVGWWWFDLGWSWLAGIAVVLLAIAAAAGESSYRHLGHALTTDHLVAGSGTLARVRTVLETDGIIGWVVSQSWWQRRIGLADLTATTAAGTERVVVRDVRLDVAVALADRATPGLLTPFVEPAPA
- a CDS encoding acyl-CoA dehydrogenase, with amino-acid sequence MPPSTSTILSARDLEFMLYEWLDVERLGERPRFAEHDRETYDALLALCEQLATDHFAPHYRRSDTEEPAFDGERVRLIPEIGAALDAFARADLLTLSLDEEVGGQQVPQVVNAACMAWFTAANIGTAAYAFLTVANAGLLLAHGSPAQVDRFVRPMLEGRFFGTMTLSEPQAGSSLGDVVTRAVPADDGTYRIFGTKMWISGGDHEMGDTIVHLVLARLPDAPPGSRGISLFIVPKHLVGEDGSIGERNDVALAGINHKLGNRGTVNTAPVFGGGAFTPGGAPGAVGHLVGEPGRGLSAMFHMMNAARLGVGMSAATTAYTAYLKSLDYARSRPQGRRLTAADPASPQVPIIEHADVRRMLLAQKAYAEGALALNLYCSRLLDLQATARDERERTETAHLLDLLTPIAKSWPAQWGQEGCSLAIQVLGGAGYTRDHDVEAHWRDQRLNPIHEGTHGIQALDLLGRKVLGGGGASLATLAARVGDTVARARDLGGEPAAHADALAAALDRLGAVTAALAGLGDAERTMANATVYLEAAGHVVVAWMWLDQLVAVGDRQGDFYDGKRAAARFFHRWELPKVGPMLDLLASGDTTTLDMRGDWF